A genomic segment from Octopus sinensis linkage group LG4, ASM634580v1, whole genome shotgun sequence encodes:
- the LOC115210207 gene encoding transcription factor A, mitochondrial-like, protein MAIHLTNLVSKTLDTHIRRTCVHIFRLLSTFDHRSSDAEELPKPPKKPYTMFFEFLDRNRQAVVSNNPGIKNPEVISLISNMYRNLSEADKTLLREESVKRFQAYKEEYVKFKASLSPQQLQAMTILSQKKKASRLKREKKRAEKKYGHPQRPISSYGVFVRENKGKRGNMGFAEFSKYLSRIWKEMSDKEKSVYHDMSLAERERYAVQMVDWEQLMLEEGRPELIRGYKKTKQKKTKTKPKTKTKTKAKKKRKTKKKTSKKNLEDI, encoded by the coding sequence ATGGCGATCCACCTGACAAACCTCGTGTCGAAAACATTAGACACGCATATTCGGAGAACATGTGTTCATATTTTTAGGTTACTGTCGACATTCGATCACCGCTCATCAGATGCCGAAGAATTACCAAAGCCTCCGAAGAAACCGTACACTATGTTTTTCGAATTCTTAGACAGAAATCGCCAAGCCGTAGTTTCAAATAACCCTGGAATAAAGAACCCAGAAGTTATTAGTTTGATATCGAACATGTATCGTAATTTGTCTGAGGCCGACAAAACGCTTTTGAGAGAGGAATCGGTAAAAAGATTCCAGGCTTATAAGGAAGAATACGTTAAATTTAAGGCATCTTTGTCTCCACAACAACTCCAAGCGATGACAATTTTATCTCAGAAGAAAAAGGCGAGTCgcttaaaaagagaaaagaagcgaGCTGAAAAGAAATACGGTCATCCACAGAGGCCGATCAGTTCTTACGGCGTTTTTGTACgggaaaataaaggaaaacgTGGAAACATGGGTTTTGCAGAGTTTTCCAAATACTTGTCTCGAATCTGGAAAGAAATGTCCGATAAAGAAAAGTCTGTCTATCATGATATGTCTCtggccgagagagagagatacgccgTTCAGATGGTAGACTGGGAACAACTGATGCTGGAGGAAGGTCGGCCCGAGTTGATAAGAGGTTACaagaaaacgaaacaaaagaaaacgaaaacgaaacctaaaacaaaaacaaaaactaaagcgaaaaagaagagaaaaacgaagaaaaaaacgAGCAAGAAGAATCTTGAGGATATTTGA